CCGGGTTCATATGTTCATCGTGCTTTTGAGGGCTTAGTTTCCAGATGAACGGAGTGCTTGAGCCCGGTTAGTGCCCAACCCACAAAATCAAACAAAATTGTGCTGCTTTTGTTGATTACACAATTCAATTTTGGAACCTCTTCTTGGTATAAAGTACAAGTTCCACCCCGAGTCCTCAACAGCAGCCACCCGCAGAACTTCCGCGGCAGAAACATCCCCGTCCCGCTAACAACAAGCACCAACGGAACGCGACGCGTCCAAGACAAAAAAGCCTGGGCTGTTCGAGCAAACACCTTGCATAGAGTTCGGATGATGGAATCGATCTGTACTGGAAATATCATATGAATAGAATTCCATTCCCCCGGACATCAAAAAGAAGTACTGCATAATACCATCTGCTCTATTTGGCTTCGATCCTTATTACGCATGACTGTGTGAGTGATATTCACGATGGCGACCTAGGGCTAGGGCTGCGAGATCATCTTCGCACAGCTATGCAGAGACGTGCCAGGTCCCAGTTAGGTAATCCcccagaaagagaaagacccTCCAGCGCGATGAATTGGCGTACTCGCTGGATGGACTCGGCATGGCAAGGCGAGGGCAGCCAAGGCCACCAACATGTGGTGAGGTTAAACACATGGACAATGTTCAACTCGGAGTAATTCACATGTGGAGGCAAAAGtgcaaagaggaaagaaaaaaaaaaggctcaTAAAATGAAATCACTTCGATAGAAGTCAATAATCATCAGGTAGAATTCACAGCAAAAGTGACGACACAATAAAAGCTACAAAAGGGGTGAGTGGTTCCACATCACCAACGATTCCGTGCACCAACAAACACCAGGAGCCCCTCGCCAAGATGGGTCTAGGGAGAGGGGAGTAAGAGAGATTCGCATAAAACAAAAGGGGGACCGAATGAAGCCAATTCGGGAGCCAgtctctcttccacctccaccgcagCCTGTCCTATTCGGAATTTTCCAAcccagaaagaagaaaaaaaaggcagatATGTGAGGAGGGATTCATGGTGCAGCATACTGCTTATCACGATACCATGGGGAAGCCAGTAAAACAAAGATTGTGAGATTTAGGCAGCAGACCAAGAACGCATAGGTATCCAGCAATAAGAGTCAAGAACCGTAACGACGTTAGACAATCTGCAACTAACAGAATCAAGCGTGGTGACAACGATAGAAGCAAAGATTTTGTTTCCATGGTGGGTAGGTCGAGGCGAgccaagaagagagagaggtaggGAGAGAGCCTGGGAAGCAAAGAAAGGATGATGGACCAGCGCGGATGGACGGGTATCAAATGAACGCGAAAGAGTTCGCGGGCgcagaggagatggaaaacaGAAGCGTGAAGGTAGCACTGAGCCCCTGTCCGCAATGGCGCGTACATCGAGAGAAAGAGCAGTTTACGCCGTGGGTTGATGCTGGGGGGGCATACGGTTGCCCACGGGCATGCCAGGGTATTGACCCGTAgcctgctgttgctgctgaaGGTTTTGGTAGTAGGccatctgctgctgctgctcgttCGTCATGTAGCCGGGGTGCATGCCAGGGCGAGGCATGTTTTGTTGCGGCGCATTTACGTTGTGGCCAACATCCTCGGGTGTCTCCGCGGGGACATCGGGGGCGTCGACGCCATTTTCATTGGTAGTGGGATCAGGAGCATTCAGACATGCCTATTTGAGGAAGTGACACGAGGTCAGCACATTGCCCAGTGTCAATCTCGGAGCGCCGCGGGGAAAATGAGCCATACCTGGATGAGGTTCTTGCCTTCAGGCTTGGTGACGAGGGGCTGCAGCTTAGGGGTGGTGAAAGTATAGACGAGACCAGTCTCCGAAACAACAAGCAGGAGAACCTGAGTTCCGGTGAGAACGGACAACTCATAGGCCTAAAGTCCAAGCAAATGATCAAGTTAGCATGCGGATCTCATTGAACCTCGGGTCGCGACGGGATTATTGTGGATTTATGGTGATTTTGACAAATTGATGCGACCGAGTCAAATTGTGACTTGCAGGACGTAATTGATATTCTCATTATGTTATCGGGATGAGGTGGACAGATGAAAAGGGAAACAGGCATCGGGGGGTTGGGTCGTGACGACGGGGGCAGCGCGTACCTTCTTCATAATACCAGCCTTGCGCTTGGAAAAGGTAATGTGACGACGCGACTTATCCTGGATGAACTTGATCTCGATCTTACGACGCTCCCGTCCAGGCttgtcgtcatcatcatcgtcgtcttcggcaCTCATGCGGTTGCGCTTGGTCCCACGGGCATCGGTGCCGTTGCCCGGCTGCTGCAGGTCATCGTGCTGGTTGGGCGAGAGTTTCTCGTCGACGGGGGCCAtgtcggccatgatggctagatgaggaaatgaaggagggaaagagaTATAAGGGAAGGGAGACGGAAGGGCCCGCGGGACTTCACAGGCAGTTGAGAGAGACAAAAGTTGAGACGAAACGAAGTTGACCCAAAGGGGAAGGGAATCAAGAAATACCCAATCGAGTAACGCGTTTTGAGATCGCAGGgttggagaaagaaaagggaagggggggggggaaggtcGAAGAAGGCAAAGTGCGAGGACGAAGGGGCAGGCGGTCAGTCACGTGTGGAGTGTGGCATGTACCGTGTATTACCAATGTGGGGGCTTCGAGTCTGCTTGATTCAGCTGTGGGCTACATGGGTCTACGGCCAAGGTGTGGAGGAAATGCAGCAATTTACGGGCGAAACTGCAGTACTCCTCAAGTACATCTTCGCTCCCGAGTGATTTTGCCATGTAAGATACATGTATTGATTTGCCCCCTCTCGATATACTTGTACATGATTGGCTCTCGGTGCAGGAGCACTCCTTCAGCGCGCTGAGCTGCCCGCCCCACGACCTCCGCTTGCATCCATTTCAAGGCAAGCGTAAACCCAAAGATGCTGGTCTGGACTGGTGCTGATCATTTAGTCGAGGACTCGATAGCGTCGATACTTTGAGGCAGCTTTGACACGACGCTTGCCAGTTGGCTTCTATTCAAgtttaaaagaaaaaaaaggtggccTAGACCATATATTACCCTTGGCCAATCAATGGAGGGCTGACTGACACTCAtgagggaaaaaagaatgagGGCTGTTGTGGCAATGTCAATGACACGATCCTGAATAGCAAAGTGGAGAGGGTATGTACAGATGAGTTCAGCGATAAGCAAGTACAGAAGAACGTGAGACTTGTGAGGTCACGCCGTCACGAGGGGGGCTCCGCGAGCCCCCAAATTACTGTAAGTTACTGAGCTCGTACAGAAGAGCTACACCAGTGCAGCGGAATTCCTTGTACTCTAGCGAATCAACGTGATCAATACTCGGGTAGTACAAATTCAATACATGAACAGTTCACGACACGATCATGCTGTAAAGAACAAATGCTATTTACACACGCCATACAATCGGAGAGTGTCAAGAATACTATGACCCCAAAGTGTCTTATTGAGGTCGAAGTTGAAGACTATGATATCTGCGACCTCGACAGGAACTTCAACTCAAAGGTccgcaagaaaaaaaaaaaaaaaaaaaaaaaaaaaaaaaaaggaaaaaagcTACAACCAGGCAAGAGTAATCCGTCATTTCTCGATCACAGGCAATAGACATTGGCCATATTGAGAATTGGCCATATTGAGAATGCAGTAGCAGCGGATACAGTACTTTACGTGCAGTATCACTGTCGAGCGCTGAAAACAAGCTCGCTCGTCCTCGTGTGTTTATGAGCGTTGTTCTCTGCCCCCATCCAACCTCCAAAATTGAATCACTTAAACTAGGTCCTCGTCTACATTGTGCGTTCCTCACGGACTTACAAGAGAATTGCACTGCATCATCTGCACCTTCCTGCTCTACCGGGGTTGTGCCAAATCAAAGTGAAGCATGCTTATTTTGGCCATGCATGTTTGCCTCTTCCGTTCGCCGCCGCGTCCGCAGTATTCGTTTCAAACGTCTCCTGTTCAACAGGTTCGAAGTACAGTACACATCTCACCTTTACTTTAGCGCCGCTGATTCATACACAACTACTGATATATTCAATGATTACTAGAAAGCGGGCAGTGACCTACTAAATGTTTGTTCATAGTCACATTTTGTATAGTATGCAATGTACACTTGGTCTGTCCACTTCTGGTACTATGCACGTGCACCCTCAAATCGAATTTCAGCGGAGTCTTTTCCCCACGAATGCTGCACAAGCCGATGACCTCCCTGATTCTCTGATCATCCTACATTCCACATGCCCCTGCTACGTGTCCGCTCACGGCCTCCAAACTGCTCACCTTTTCCACAGAACACCGTTGATGCACAGGTCAATTGGACTCGCAGTCCTCCCACTTCCAGTCTCGACTCCACGGGTCCACTAAGAGCCTATCGATCGGGGTCCAAATCGCTCAGGACGGATCGGGAAAACCAGATATATCCAAATGACCCGAGCAATTTTGTCTGAAAATAGAATTCAGAATCGCTCAATGGTGGAAGGCAGATCCAGATCTTAACGTTGGACGCGCGATTGCTTTTGCCAGAAGCCACCGCGATCCTATGGATAAGGGTCCTACATAGATCAGATCAATGGTGTAGTGTGGGGCAGCGAACGGGCACCCCCATCACTAATATCATCACTAGTTGGTCTTAGGTAGTTATGGATACACATACTCTTTATCCACATTAACCTACGCTCTGGTTTCTAGCCGATGGACGTATCTATACCGACTCCCACCTTTAATCTTTCTGCATGACTAGAGGTACCTGTCAGAACTGTCGAAGGCGCTAACAGATAAGCTGCTAACAAGTACAGGTAGTACGTACAATTGAGACTCCAGCTTGGAGGTACCAACTACAACGGCGATGGCGAACCGGGGTCGACTCGATACTACGTTTGGAATCTCTTGCTGAATATGTTCCCGTACATGCTCTCACATCATCTCTACGGTCAATATGGGATGCAACAAAGACTGAAATAACGGATAGTTTCGAAACCTCCCATACAATCACCTAATAAAACGAGATCGAGGACAGAAAGATGGGGAAAAATagatcattttcttttcgtgaAGACAATTCGTCGCTAATCGCCAACGGAGACCCAAGCACGGTCTCCGGTTCTCAAGTCTATTTTTACAAAAGCAATGCATCAGCGCAgggacaaaaagacaaaggtCTCTTGCCCCCGCCGCTATCGGACCACGGCACCCTCCACACCTGAGATCATGAAATAAAGCCAGTAGAGCAAAGttggaaaggaaaaaagaaagaagggaaaacaCAGCTGACCCAACAGGCCCTGGTAGGAGAAAGGGAATCAAGGAtagaaaggaaaagggagaaataAAACACACTAAGTCAGAAACCCAAAGACTCGGACGCCCGTATTGCTCAGCTGTGGCACAAAAACGTAGCAAATGCCAAGAGGTACAACCAAGTTTCTCTCATGAGGCACGATAGCAGGATATAGAGAGGAGTACACGGGGGGATAACCCAAATAATGTACCAAACTCCACAGACTCAAAACGCCAGGATCCTGGGTCAAGACGGCCCCAACATGCGAAAAGCTCTCCAATCTTGATGGGCAGAAATCCCCACGGGATTCATACGAGTCAATGAGATAGTCCAACTTAAACTGTCGCTTGCAAGTTGACGGGATCGGACACTAATCACCACTCGGGGGGGCAAAGATAGAAAATGTGAAGAGACGTAAAAAGACCCGGCAGAGTGACGGAGAAAGTGGCGAAGGAAACCCCAGGGGAGAAAAGTCGGATTATGTGCAGTGGGATGAAAACACACGGCCGGAGAAAGgcggaaggaagaggatgtgaAGGGGCGAGGTAGCGTAGTCAGGAGTGGGCGAACGGCAACTCCTCAAGGGCCAGCCTTGTCATCACTTGCAACTTCGTCTCCGAGAGCAACCATCGTCTTCCCTGAATCCTTCCAACGTCGAGATGGAATAAACAAAATTATTGCTGGTAGGTACCACGAATGTAATGATCGGAGAGaccgccaccaccgccgccttTGGGCCCCAGCCAGACAATCTCGATTAAGCTGTGgccttcatcctcctcccgGACGTAGAATTGATGAACATTATCACCGACCACAAAGGCATCGTGGAGCAGCCAACGGTCCTTAGAAATGccttcatcctcggcggGACGAAGAGGACCCAGTCGACTTTCGAATCCTCGAGGATCCTCGGGCCAGGTCTTCTCCATTGCATCGAA
The window above is part of the Penicillium oxalicum strain HP7-1 chromosome VI, whole genome shotgun sequence genome. Proteins encoded here:
- a CDS encoding Transcription factor of morphogenesis MCM1 is translated as MADMAPVDEKLSPNQHDDLQQPGNGTDARGTKRNRMSAEDDDDDDDKPGRERRKIEIKFIQDKSRRHITFSKRKAGIMKKAYELSVLTGTQVLLLVVSETGLVYTFTTPKLQPLVTKPEGKNLIQACLNAPDPTTNENGVDAPDVPAETPEDVGHNVNAPQQNMPRPGMHPGYMTNEQQQQMAYYQNLQQQQQATGQYPGMPVGNRMPPQHQPTA